AAGCTGAAGTATCGCGATGCAGTAAGTAGTGGTATCGCAGTAAGTTTCGCTTGCAAGACCGGGATTATTTGTTATAATCTCGGTCTTCCCTCTTTGTGGGAGCCCCGTCGCGGGCGAAATTGGTGGGGGAAGCCGGTTCGGGCGCCAGCCTGTATCGACAGATTCACCGGATTGCGATGGCGGGTTTCGTCTGCCTTCGCTGCCTGTTCTAACCCAAGCAGCCGACTGGCTGACGGGACCAAGACTGACCGGATGTGCCATGGTGGTGCGACCGGATTAAGTTGGGAAAGATAAACCATGATCCAGACCGAAACTCGGCTTGAAGTGGCCGACAACACGGGTGCGCGTGAAGTCATGTGCATCAAGGTGCTCGGCGGCTCGAAGCGTCGTTACGCTAGCATTGGCGACATCATCAAGGTGACCGTCAAGGAAGCGACGCCGCGCGGACGCGTGAAAAAGGGCGAAATTTACAACGCCGTGGTCGTTCGCACGGCCAAGGGCGTGCGTCGCCAGGATGGCTCGCTGATCAAGTTCGACGGCAATGCCGCTGTCCTCTTGAATACGAAGCTCGAGCCGATCGGCACGCGTATTTTCGGGCCGGTGACGCGTGAACTGCGTAGCGAACGATTCATGAAGATCGTTTCGCTCGCGCCGGAAGTGCT
This Caballeronia sp. LZ062 DNA region includes the following protein-coding sequences:
- the rplN gene encoding 50S ribosomal protein L14, which translates into the protein MIQTETRLEVADNTGAREVMCIKVLGGSKRRYASIGDIIKVTVKEATPRGRVKKGEIYNAVVVRTAKGVRRQDGSLIKFDGNAAVLLNTKLEPIGTRIFGPVTRELRSERFMKIVSLAPEVL